In Erpetoichthys calabaricus chromosome 2, fErpCal1.3, whole genome shotgun sequence, a genomic segment contains:
- the nadkb gene encoding NAD kinase b isoform X2: MPLGERMKTILKLLQLQESRHIQDPASQRLTWTKPPMNILVIKKVRDESLLEPFKQLCTFLIEEKHLMVYVERKVVEDAILLQDEIFGKIRNQLCTFKEGYDDISKCIDLIICLGGDGTLLYASSLFQDSVPPVMAFHLGSLGFLTPFTFESYKTEINKVFEGNAAIILRSRLKVKITKDLSHLQESASTYPMEEDGILSQSHVNSDVGKVDLNLQVLNEVVVDRGPSPFLSNVDLYLDDRLITTVQGDGVIVSTPTGSTAYAAAAGASMIHPNVPAIMVTPICPHSLSFRPIVVPAGVELKVMLSPDARNTAWVSFDGRKRQEIHQGDCIKITTSCYSVPSICCHDLVYDWFESLAECLHWNVRKKQTRMSEETD; the protein is encoded by the exons ATGCCGCTTGGAGAGAGAATGAAGACCATCTTAAAACTACTGCAGTTACAAGAGTCCAG GCACATCCAAGATCCAGCAAGCCAAAGGCTCACCTGGACCAAGCCGCCTATGAATATCCTGGTCATTAAAAAAGTTCGAGATGAAAGTCTGCTGGAACCATTCAAACAGCTTTGCACATTTTTAATTGAG GAGAAACATCTTATGGTGTATGTTGAACGGAAAGTAGTGGAGGATGCCATACTTTTACAGGATGAGATTTTTGGAAAAATTCGAAACCAGCTATGTACCTTCAAAGAAG GTTATGATGACATCTCTAAATGTATAGACCTGATCATTTGCCTTGGTGGAGATGGAACCCTGTTGTACGCATCCTCTTTATTTCAG GACAGTGTGCCTCCAGTCATGGCTTTCCATCTTGGTTCTCTTGGGTTTTTGACACCATTTACATTTGAGTCTTACAAAACTGAGATAAACAAGGTTTTTGAAG GTAATGCAGCAATAATCCTACGTAGCCGTCTGAAAGTGAAGATTACCAAGGATTTGAGCCACTTGCAGGAGAGTGCAAGTACATATCCAATGGAAGAAGATGGAATTTTATCTCAAAGCCATGTGAACAGCGATGTTGGAAAAGTGGACCTAAACTTGCAG GTGCTGAATGAGGTGGTTGTTGACAGAGGGCCATCACCATTTCTCTCCAATGTCGATTTGTATCTGGATGATCGTCTGATTACAACAGTCCAGGGGGATG GGGTGATTGTGTCAACTCCAACTGGAAGCACAGcatatgctgctgctgcagggGCCTCTATGATCCACCCTAACGTACCTGCCATCATGGTCACTCCAATCTGTCCACACTCACTCTCATTCCGACCTATTGTGGTGCCAGCAGGAGTGGAGCTAAAG GTGATGCTGTCTCCTGATGCTCGGAACACAGCCTGGGTGTCTTTTGATGGCAGAAAGAGACAAGAAATCCATCAAGGTGACTG CATTAAGATCACAACATCCTGCTACTCTGTGCCTTCCATCTGCTGCCATGACTTGGTGTACGACTGGTTTGAAAGTCTGGCAGAGTGTCTGCACTGGAATGTTCGCAAGAAGCAGACCAGAATGTCTGAGGAGACTGACTGA
- the nadkb gene encoding NAD kinase b isoform X3, whose amino-acid sequence MDTIQGAKHIQDPASQRLTWTKPPMNILVIKKVRDESLLEPFKQLCTFLIEEKHLMVYVERKVVEDAILLQDEIFGKIRNQLCTFKEGYDDISKCIDLIICLGGDGTLLYASSLFQDSVPPVMAFHLGSLGFLTPFTFESYKTEINKVFEGNAAIILRSRLKVKITKDLSHLQESASTYPMEEDGILSQSHVNSDVGKVDLNLQVLNEVVVDRGPSPFLSNVDLYLDDRLITTVQGDGVIVSTPTGSTAYAAAAGASMIHPNVPAIMVTPICPHSLSFRPIVVPAGVELKVMLSPDARNTAWVSFDGRKRQEIHQGDCIKITTSCYSVPSICCHDLVYDWFESLAECLHWNVRKKQTRMSEETD is encoded by the exons ATGGACACCATACAGGGAGCAAA GCACATCCAAGATCCAGCAAGCCAAAGGCTCACCTGGACCAAGCCGCCTATGAATATCCTGGTCATTAAAAAAGTTCGAGATGAAAGTCTGCTGGAACCATTCAAACAGCTTTGCACATTTTTAATTGAG GAGAAACATCTTATGGTGTATGTTGAACGGAAAGTAGTGGAGGATGCCATACTTTTACAGGATGAGATTTTTGGAAAAATTCGAAACCAGCTATGTACCTTCAAAGAAG GTTATGATGACATCTCTAAATGTATAGACCTGATCATTTGCCTTGGTGGAGATGGAACCCTGTTGTACGCATCCTCTTTATTTCAG GACAGTGTGCCTCCAGTCATGGCTTTCCATCTTGGTTCTCTTGGGTTTTTGACACCATTTACATTTGAGTCTTACAAAACTGAGATAAACAAGGTTTTTGAAG GTAATGCAGCAATAATCCTACGTAGCCGTCTGAAAGTGAAGATTACCAAGGATTTGAGCCACTTGCAGGAGAGTGCAAGTACATATCCAATGGAAGAAGATGGAATTTTATCTCAAAGCCATGTGAACAGCGATGTTGGAAAAGTGGACCTAAACTTGCAG GTGCTGAATGAGGTGGTTGTTGACAGAGGGCCATCACCATTTCTCTCCAATGTCGATTTGTATCTGGATGATCGTCTGATTACAACAGTCCAGGGGGATG GGGTGATTGTGTCAACTCCAACTGGAAGCACAGcatatgctgctgctgcagggGCCTCTATGATCCACCCTAACGTACCTGCCATCATGGTCACTCCAATCTGTCCACACTCACTCTCATTCCGACCTATTGTGGTGCCAGCAGGAGTGGAGCTAAAG GTGATGCTGTCTCCTGATGCTCGGAACACAGCCTGGGTGTCTTTTGATGGCAGAAAGAGACAAGAAATCCATCAAGGTGACTG CATTAAGATCACAACATCCTGCTACTCTGTGCCTTCCATCTGCTGCCATGACTTGGTGTACGACTGGTTTGAAAGTCTGGCAGAGTGTCTGCACTGGAATGTTCGCAAGAAGCAGACCAGAATGTCTGAGGAGACTGACTGA